From the Caballeronia sp. NK8 genome, one window contains:
- the coaE gene encoding dephospho-CoA kinase (Dephospho-CoA kinase (CoaE) performs the final step in coenzyme A biosynthesis.), with translation MFSIGLTGGIGSGKSTVADLFAQRGVPLIDTDLIAHRITAPGGVAMPLIASEFGDDFVAADGSLDRAKMRALVFADDTAKARLEGIVHPLIRAETERQRHGASGAYHIVVVPLLVESGEWASRVSRVLVVDCPVETQIARVMRRNGFTREQVLAIIAKQASREARVAAADDIVVNDETATLDSLAQQVDALHARYLSLASV, from the coding sequence ATGTTCAGCATTGGTCTTACCGGCGGCATCGGCAGCGGCAAGAGCACGGTCGCCGATCTGTTCGCGCAGCGTGGCGTGCCGCTTATCGACACGGACCTGATCGCGCATCGGATTACAGCGCCGGGCGGCGTCGCGATGCCGCTCATCGCGAGCGAATTCGGTGACGATTTCGTTGCCGCCGACGGCTCGCTCGATCGCGCGAAAATGCGCGCACTGGTTTTCGCCGACGACACCGCGAAAGCACGTCTCGAAGGCATCGTGCATCCGCTGATTCGCGCCGAAACGGAGCGCCAGCGGCACGGGGCGTCGGGCGCGTATCACATCGTCGTCGTGCCGCTGCTCGTGGAGTCCGGCGAATGGGCGAGCCGCGTGTCGCGCGTGCTGGTTGTGGATTGTCCCGTCGAGACGCAGATCGCGCGCGTCATGCGGCGCAACGGCTTCACGCGTGAACAGGTGCTTGCGATCATCGCGAAGCAGGCGTCTCGCGAAGCGCGCGTCGCGGCAGCGGACGATATCGTCGTCAACGATGAAACCGCCACGCTCGATTCACTCGCACAACAGGTCGATGCACTGCATGCGCGTTATTTGTCGCTCGCATCCGTCTGA